Proteins from a genomic interval of Diaphorobacter sp. HDW4A:
- a CDS encoding dihydrofolate reductase family protein encodes MTRVRVEGFTISLDGYGAGPDQDIDHPLGVGGTELHQWLVPTRTFQQSLFGKEEGTSGVDDAFAARGFRDVGAWILGRNMFGPIRGDWLDDAWKGWWGDSPPYHVPVFVLTHHARASIVMEGGTVFHFVTGGIQEALAHACEAAAGRDVRIGGGANTIRQYLREGLIDELHIAISPVLLGRGEPLFEGLDLRTLGYECVETVASEKATHVVLRHRRYALS; translated from the coding sequence ATGACTCGAGTACGTGTTGAAGGCTTCACCATTTCGCTCGACGGCTATGGAGCAGGACCGGATCAGGACATCGACCATCCGCTCGGCGTGGGCGGCACGGAGTTGCACCAGTGGCTGGTGCCGACACGCACCTTCCAGCAAAGCCTGTTCGGCAAGGAAGAGGGTACGTCGGGTGTGGACGATGCGTTCGCGGCGCGCGGCTTTCGCGATGTGGGCGCGTGGATTCTTGGGCGCAATATGTTCGGCCCAATCCGCGGCGATTGGCTCGACGATGCGTGGAAGGGCTGGTGGGGCGACAGCCCTCCGTACCATGTGCCGGTGTTCGTGTTGACCCACCATGCGCGCGCCTCCATTGTGATGGAAGGCGGCACGGTGTTCCACTTTGTCACGGGCGGCATTCAAGAGGCGCTGGCCCATGCGTGCGAGGCCGCCGCGGGGCGGGATGTACGCATCGGCGGTGGCGCGAACACCATCCGACAGTATCTGCGCGAGGGACTCATCGACGAGCTGCACATCGCCATCTCGCCAGTGCTTCTTGGGCGCGGCGAGCCACTGTTTGAAGGGCTGGATCTGCGGACTCTGGGGTACGAGTGTGTGGAGACCGTGGCGTCGGAGAAGGCCACGCATGTGGTGCTGAGGCATCGTCGGTATGCACTGAGCTGA
- a CDS encoding HAMP domain-containing sensor histidine kinase, giving the protein MSPHAKPWSSTAFRLALQFAGLMVLTMGIVLAVFYVQTVGVLRVRVDKQAEAHLKRLVDHAEKHGQEALEAEIRQTLQDGVNTDTEIIILMDGHGVPIIGNASVVPLRRLTTMGMRELKVRRAGRIVSGRVSVAELPSGQFLAVGTDMQQQRDMEDLVGRASLLAAVIAFVMAIGGALTFRRVVDERAAAIRSTMARVAAGDLSQRIPVAGRDDEFTLLNRDINSMLDRLEQLMEGIRHVSNTIAHNLRTPLTRITLQLRNARQLNSEEQSATLARVSGEVEELGIVFDKLLQIAEVESGTTRASFAPVDINALLVDVAEFYEPLLDDGEGTLNVNVQPELTVLGDGNLIASAVANLLDNAIKYGGSGDAENPVLPVHIIVTAQRAASGVEILVQDNGPGVDPQAIEKMTTRFFRARKDRSGYGLGLASVHAIVQLHGGRLDFTNLPRGLQARLWLPELPQPIALSAQPSSA; this is encoded by the coding sequence ATGTCCCCTCACGCCAAGCCCTGGAGTTCCACCGCCTTTCGCCTCGCGCTGCAGTTTGCGGGGCTGATGGTGTTGACCATGGGCATCGTGCTGGCGGTGTTCTATGTGCAGACGGTGGGCGTGCTGCGTGTACGGGTGGATAAGCAGGCCGAGGCGCATCTCAAGCGACTGGTGGATCATGCGGAGAAGCACGGCCAGGAGGCGCTCGAAGCCGAGATCCGTCAGACCCTGCAGGATGGAGTGAACACCGATACGGAGATCATCATCTTGATGGATGGGCATGGCGTACCGATTATCGGCAACGCGAGCGTGGTGCCGCTGCGGCGCCTGACCACCATGGGCATGCGGGAGTTGAAGGTACGACGCGCGGGGCGCATCGTGAGCGGACGCGTGTCGGTGGCCGAGCTTCCAAGTGGCCAGTTTCTGGCCGTGGGCACCGATATGCAACAGCAGCGCGACATGGAGGATCTCGTTGGCCGCGCGAGTCTGCTGGCAGCGGTCATTGCGTTTGTCATGGCCATCGGTGGTGCGCTCACGTTCCGACGTGTGGTGGACGAGCGCGCGGCCGCCATCCGCAGCACGATGGCGCGCGTGGCGGCGGGCGATTTGAGTCAGCGCATTCCGGTGGCTGGGCGCGACGATGAATTCACGCTGCTCAATCGCGACATCAACAGCATGCTCGACCGGCTCGAGCAGCTCATGGAAGGCATCCGTCATGTCTCCAACACCATCGCACACAACCTGCGAACGCCGCTCACGCGCATCACGCTGCAACTGCGCAATGCACGCCAGCTCAACTCCGAGGAGCAGTCCGCGACGCTCGCGCGCGTGTCGGGGGAGGTGGAGGAACTGGGCATCGTTTTCGACAAGTTGCTGCAGATCGCCGAAGTGGAAAGCGGCACCACCCGCGCGAGCTTTGCGCCGGTAGACATCAACGCGCTGTTGGTGGATGTGGCAGAGTTCTACGAGCCCTTGCTCGATGATGGCGAGGGCACGCTGAACGTAAACGTGCAGCCGGAACTGACGGTGCTGGGTGACGGCAACCTGATCGCGAGCGCGGTGGCCAATCTGTTGGACAACGCGATCAAGTACGGTGGCTCGGGCGACGCTGAGAACCCTGTGCTCCCGGTGCACATCATCGTGACCGCACAGCGTGCGGCTTCGGGCGTCGAGATTCTGGTGCAGGACAACGGCCCCGGCGTGGACCCGCAGGCCATCGAGAAGATGACCACGCGCTTCTTTCGCGCGCGAAAGGACCGCAGCGGCTACGGTCTCGGGCTCGCCAGTGTGCACGCCATCGTGCAACTGCACGGCGGGCGGCTCGACTTCACGAATCTGCCGCGTGGGTTGCAGGCACGCCTTTGGTTGCCGGAGCTGCCGCAGCCCATTGCACTGTCGGCTCAGCCATCATCAGCGTAG
- a CDS encoding response regulator transcription factor, which translates to MYRYLIIEDDALNASYIADGLREQGAQVTVCGDGVQGIALAVGEQWDVIILDRMLPDEFDGLQILQTLRAIGKTTPVLVLSALSATDERVRGLKAGCDDYLTKPFAFSELSARLEALMRRAQVPAPVREMKLADLRINLMTRSADRAGVPLALQPREFRLLAFLMQHAHQIVTRTMLLESVWDYRFDPQTNVIDVHISRLRGKVDKGFEPALIHTVRGVGYSLTDAPERLPQSA; encoded by the coding sequence ATGTACCGCTATCTCATCATCGAAGACGACGCGCTCAACGCCAGCTACATCGCAGATGGTTTGCGTGAGCAAGGGGCGCAGGTGACCGTGTGCGGTGATGGCGTGCAGGGCATTGCGCTGGCGGTGGGGGAGCAGTGGGATGTGATCATTCTGGATCGCATGCTGCCCGATGAATTCGACGGGCTGCAGATTCTGCAGACGCTGCGGGCGATTGGGAAGACGACTCCGGTGCTGGTGCTTTCGGCGTTGTCGGCGACTGATGAGCGGGTGCGGGGGTTGAAGGCGGGGTGTGATGATTACCTCACCAAGCCGTTCGCGTTTTCCGAGTTGTCGGCGCGGCTGGAGGCGTTGATGCGGCGGGCGCAGGTGCCGGCTCCTGTGCGGGAGATGAAGTTGGCGGATCTGCGGATCAACCTCATGACGCGCAGTGCGGATCGCGCTGGCGTGCCGCTGGCGCTGCAGCCGCGCGAGTTTCGGTTGCTCGCGTTTCTGATGCAGCATGCGCACCAGATCGTCACGCGCACCATGCTGCTGGAGTCGGTGTGGGACTACCGGTTTGATCCGCAGACGAATGTGATCGACGTGCATATCAGCCGTCTGCGCGGCAAGGTGGACAAGGGGTTCGAGCCGGCGCTGATCCACACGGTGCGCGGCGTGGGCTACAGCCTGACCGATGCGCCCGAGCGTCTGCCGCAAAGCGCCTGA
- a CDS encoding TolC family protein, whose translation MTKTYRWVAAASLWVCGAWPVVAVHAADLNNSQVAGAVSQSSMPQQPVTMEEYLRLVVRNQPSLAASRLETGLARADTVTASAFPNPVASAYGKPGEHGVGIEQPIPIFGQHGLRIENAKKGEITAAAHVDMAVNAALNDAAQAFNELLVAQQRVQIWQDAQQSLAKAAYIVRGQIEAGARSRYDGARLTLQEAQMKMQVAKANAALKAVVTNAAKVAAMPTWQVRAEGSLKTLEQVPVPDFETLWSQSSARLPALRSAQAELDQARHKIEVAKRDAYPTPSVGVSRVKSRNDGSYTQWGVSMEIPLFDRNKGNIDHARMEAEQAELRLSAAQQDAQAGLYSALQQLQLKRESVLAYEKDGLAQIEPLRQMSGDAYRLGQGGVLELIDALSSINDHRLEYLELVKDYLDAEWQVRLSSGNVPSVD comes from the coding sequence ATGACTAAGACATACCGCTGGGTGGCCGCAGCGTCGCTGTGGGTCTGTGGTGCATGGCCCGTGGTTGCCGTGCATGCGGCGGATTTGAACAATTCGCAGGTGGCTGGGGCGGTCAGCCAATCGTCCATGCCACAGCAGCCGGTGACGATGGAAGAGTATCTGCGTCTGGTGGTGCGCAATCAACCGTCGCTGGCCGCGAGCCGTCTCGAAACAGGGCTCGCGCGTGCCGACACGGTGACGGCCTCGGCGTTTCCCAATCCCGTCGCGTCGGCGTATGGCAAGCCCGGCGAGCATGGCGTGGGCATCGAGCAGCCGATTCCCATTTTTGGTCAACACGGTCTGCGCATCGAGAATGCGAAGAAGGGTGAGATCACCGCCGCCGCGCATGTGGACATGGCCGTGAATGCGGCGTTGAACGACGCCGCCCAGGCCTTCAATGAGCTGCTGGTCGCACAGCAGCGCGTGCAGATCTGGCAGGACGCGCAACAGTCGCTGGCGAAGGCCGCGTACATCGTGCGTGGCCAGATCGAAGCGGGCGCGCGCAGCCGCTATGACGGCGCGCGTCTTACGCTGCAGGAAGCGCAGATGAAGATGCAGGTGGCCAAGGCGAACGCAGCCCTCAAGGCCGTCGTCACCAACGCCGCCAAAGTGGCCGCGATGCCGACCTGGCAGGTGCGTGCGGAAGGCTCTCTCAAGACGCTGGAGCAGGTGCCGGTGCCCGACTTTGAAACTCTGTGGAGCCAGTCAAGCGCCCGTTTGCCCGCTCTGCGTTCGGCGCAGGCCGAACTCGATCAGGCGCGCCACAAGATCGAGGTCGCCAAGCGCGATGCGTACCCCACACCGAGCGTCGGCGTTTCGCGTGTGAAGAGCCGCAACGATGGCAGCTATACGCAGTGGGGCGTGTCGATGGAGATTCCGCTGTTCGATCGCAACAAGGGGAATATCGACCATGCGCGGATGGAAGCGGAGCAGGCGGAGTTGCGGCTTTCGGCTGCGCAGCAGGATGCGCAGGCGGGGTTGTACAGCGCGCTGCAGCAGTTGCAGCTCAAACGCGAGAGCGTGCTCGCGTATGAGAAGGATGGGCTTGCGCAGATCGAGCCGCTCAGGCAGATGTCGGGGGATGCTTATCGGTTGGGGCAGGGCGGGGTTTTGGAGCTGATTGATGCGCTCAGTTCCATCAATGATCATCGGCTGGAGTATCTGGAATTGGTGAAGGATTATCTGGATGCGGAGTGGCAGGTGCGGTTGTCCAGTGGGAATGTGCCTTCGGTGGATTGA
- a CDS encoding efflux RND transporter permease subunit, which yields MLKSFISFVVHRRLLALCATALIAIYGVWSYLHTAIEAYPDVTNVQVGVIAQAPGLAPEEVERQITQPLERELNGTPGLVSLRSESYFGLAMINLVFNDDAVSFNARAEVSQRLPQADLPQGVTPEMAPDYTPLGKIFYYRLESDRHTLAQLRTEQEWHVVRVLKQVQGVADVVSVGGFVKEFHVEVDPEKLYSLGLSIDDVSDALAKSNRNVGGGLMRRGEQSLIVRGIGLLKSPQEINEVVVAMRGGAPVTIGDVARVVQSHTPRQGSVGQNEHDDIVQGIVLLKRGENPSVVLDDIHAKVTELNSGGLPEGMHMTTNYDRSDLVGHTLATVQHNLLFGATLIVAVLWLFLRSVRGSLIVATVIPLSLLVAFIGLHLLGMPANLISMGAIDFGIMVDGAVVLAENIIRNARLRKPQTANDMRHIIIDSAVAVAKPTLFAMAIVIAALIPVFSLQSIEGRIFRPLAMTYSFALLGALIFAMGLVPALCALFLKPKHVMVEEPKIFDKAHHGYQHWIGKVLGAARSRGVVLIVSIAVLVVAGVSAKFLGTEFLPELDEGDAYVLVQMPASISLEKGQEVLRDVRLRLKAFPEVISVTTEQGRPESGTDNETINLAKSLVRLKPHGEWRKGLTKPELIEQMRASLGEIPGVAFNFAQPIRDSVEESTSGARGQVVLKLFGPDIPTLRSILQQTVASTKDIEGVVDLDLYRDAPAPQLHVEFDRAALARQGIAMETAQKTLEVALAGNISTTLWEGEYPVPVRVRLPYVDRMDEERIRNIAIPLPDGGSVPLHSVGSVGIKIGNSSIFREGNARYMALKFNVEGRDIGSVVRDTLAAFNQNVKIPDGYQAFWGGEWENQQRAAARLKVVVPLSLLIVFALLFGALGHASSAAVILLCAPFTMVGGIAALHLAHIELSISAAIGFIALLGQVALAGLLVVSAVEELRRQGMPMMQALIEGTAERMRSIVLVALLALLGLLPMALSTGVGSETQRPFASVIVGGMVILPIVALVLLPVLYMLLGPKNMLTQEEIDESAQDD from the coding sequence ATGTTGAAATCCTTCATTTCCTTCGTCGTGCATCGCCGCCTGCTGGCGCTGTGTGCCACGGCGCTGATCGCGATCTACGGCGTCTGGTCGTATCTGCATACTGCCATCGAGGCCTATCCGGACGTGACCAATGTGCAGGTCGGCGTGATCGCGCAGGCCCCCGGGCTTGCGCCTGAGGAGGTCGAGCGCCAGATCACTCAGCCGCTGGAGCGCGAGCTCAACGGCACTCCGGGTCTGGTGTCGCTGCGCTCCGAAAGCTACTTCGGGCTCGCGATGATCAACCTCGTCTTCAATGACGATGCGGTGAGCTTCAATGCACGTGCCGAGGTGTCGCAGCGCCTGCCGCAGGCCGATCTGCCGCAGGGCGTGACGCCCGAGATGGCGCCGGATTACACGCCACTCGGCAAGATTTTTTACTACCGTTTGGAGAGTGACCGCCACACGCTCGCGCAGCTGCGCACCGAGCAGGAATGGCATGTGGTGCGCGTCTTGAAGCAGGTGCAGGGCGTGGCCGATGTAGTGAGCGTGGGTGGTTTCGTGAAGGAATTCCACGTCGAGGTCGATCCCGAAAAGCTGTATTCGCTGGGCCTGTCCATCGACGACGTGAGCGATGCGCTCGCCAAGTCCAACCGCAATGTCGGCGGCGGCCTCATGCGCCGTGGCGAGCAGTCGCTGATCGTGCGCGGCATCGGTCTGCTCAAGTCGCCGCAGGAGATCAACGAGGTGGTGGTCGCCATGCGCGGCGGTGCGCCGGTGACGATCGGCGATGTGGCGCGCGTGGTGCAGTCGCACACGCCGCGCCAGGGCTCCGTCGGCCAGAACGAGCATGACGACATCGTGCAGGGCATTGTGCTGCTCAAGCGCGGCGAGAACCCTTCCGTGGTGCTTGACGACATCCACGCCAAGGTGACCGAACTCAACAGCGGTGGACTGCCAGAAGGCATGCACATGACCACCAACTACGACCGCTCCGATCTGGTCGGTCACACGCTGGCCACGGTGCAGCACAACCTGCTGTTTGGTGCCACGTTGATCGTCGCTGTGCTGTGGCTCTTTTTGCGCAGTGTGCGCGGCTCGCTGATCGTCGCGACGGTGATTCCGCTGTCGCTGCTGGTGGCCTTTATCGGCCTGCACCTGCTGGGCATGCCCGCCAACCTGATTTCGATGGGCGCCATCGACTTCGGCATCATGGTGGACGGCGCGGTGGTGCTGGCGGAAAACATCATCCGCAATGCGCGCTTGCGGAAACCGCAGACCGCCAATGACATGCGCCACATCATCATCGATTCGGCCGTGGCCGTGGCCAAGCCGACGCTGTTCGCGATGGCCATCGTGATCGCTGCTCTGATTCCGGTGTTCTCGCTGCAGAGCATCGAGGGCCGCATTTTCCGTCCGCTCGCGATGACCTACAGCTTCGCGCTGCTCGGCGCGCTGATCTTCGCGATGGGGTTGGTACCCGCGTTGTGCGCACTGTTCCTCAAGCCCAAGCATGTGATGGTCGAAGAGCCCAAGATCTTCGACAAGGCGCACCATGGCTATCAACACTGGATCGGCAAGGTGCTGGGTGCTGCACGCAGCCGGGGCGTAGTGCTGATCGTGTCGATTGCGGTGCTGGTGGTGGCGGGCGTTTCGGCCAAGTTCCTCGGCACCGAATTCCTGCCGGAGCTCGACGAAGGCGATGCCTATGTGCTGGTGCAGATGCCCGCGTCCATCTCGCTCGAGAAGGGTCAGGAAGTGCTGCGCGATGTGCGTCTGAGGCTCAAGGCTTTCCCCGAGGTGATCTCGGTGACGACCGAGCAGGGCCGTCCCGAATCGGGCACCGACAACGAGACCATCAACCTCGCCAAGTCGCTGGTGCGCCTGAAGCCACACGGCGAATGGCGCAAGGGCCTGACCAAGCCCGAGCTGATCGAGCAGATGCGCGCAAGCCTGGGCGAGATTCCCGGTGTGGCATTCAACTTCGCGCAGCCGATTCGCGACAGCGTGGAAGAGTCCACCTCGGGCGCACGCGGCCAGGTCGTGCTCAAGCTGTTCGGGCCCGACATTCCCACGCTGCGCTCGATCCTGCAGCAGACCGTGGCGTCGACCAAGGACATCGAAGGCGTGGTCGATCTCGACCTGTACCGCGACGCCCCCGCGCCGCAGCTGCATGTGGAGTTCGACCGTGCGGCGCTCGCGCGCCAGGGCATTGCAATGGAGACCGCGCAGAAGACGCTGGAAGTGGCGCTGGCCGGCAACATCTCCACCACGCTGTGGGAAGGCGAGTACCCCGTGCCGGTGCGCGTGCGCCTGCCGTATGTGGATCGCATGGATGAGGAGCGCATCCGCAACATCGCGATTCCGCTGCCCGATGGGGGCTCGGTGCCGCTGCATTCGGTGGGCAGTGTGGGCATCAAGATCGGCAATTCGTCGATTTTCCGCGAAGGCAATGCGCGCTACATGGCGCTGAAGTTCAACGTGGAAGGACGGGACATCGGCTCGGTGGTGCGTGACACGCTGGCCGCGTTCAACCAGAACGTGAAGATTCCCGACGGCTATCAGGCCTTCTGGGGTGGCGAGTGGGAAAACCAGCAACGTGCCGCCGCGCGCCTGAAGGTCGTGGTGCCGCTGTCGCTGCTGATCGTGTTTGCGTTGCTGTTCGGCGCGCTCGGTCATGCGAGCAGCGCTGCGGTGATTTTGCTGTGCGCTCCGTTCACCATGGTGGGTGGCATCGCGGCGCTGCATCTGGCACATATCGAGCTGTCGATCAGCGCGGCGATCGGCTTCATCGCGCTGTTGGGGCAGGTCGCGCTGGCTGGCTTGCTCGTGGTGTCGGCCGTCGAAGAGCTGCGCCGTCAGGGCATGCCGATGATGCAGGCGCTGATCGAGGGCACGGCGGAACGCATGCGTTCCATCGTCCTGGTGGCCTTGCTCGCGCTGTTGGGTCTGCTGCCGATGGCCTTGTCCACCGGCGTGGGCAGCGAGACGCAGCGCCCGTTCGCCTCGGTGATCGTCGGCGGCATGGTGATCCTGCCCATCGTCGCGCTCGTGCTGTTGCCGGTGCTGTACATGCTGCTCGGCCCCAAGAACATGTTGACCCAGGAAGAAATCGATGAAAGCGCCCAAGATGACTAA